One segment of Pseudodesulfovibrio sp. 5S69 DNA contains the following:
- the dsrM gene encoding sulfate reduction electron transfer complex DsrMKJOP subunit DsrM encodes MNALYSLLFVFLLVLIPLFGVDAAHMRTFFGVCIPTTAFIIFIIGFVYKVVTWGRSAVPFRIPTTGGQFKSFDPELFKQNKLDCPQTGAQTFFRMVLEIFAFRSLFRNTQVSLHEGKGHPVVAYKSSKWLWLFAITFHYSFFIIALRHLRLFLEPIPFLPVGALDFVDGILQIGAPVMYLSDVGLVVGVLLLLGRRLVLPRINYISYVSDYFPLLLILSIALSGIYMRYYAKVDVIAIKELTMGLVTFHYVVPESITVSFFIHVFLVSTLMVYFPFSKLMHMPGVFLSPTRNLPNDSRAKHHVNPWNDPNIKAHAYADYEKEFGVPMAEAGLPLDNPENGVPKDEAEA; translated from the coding sequence ATGAATGCTCTTTACTCACTTCTGTTCGTCTTTCTCCTGGTGTTGATCCCGTTGTTCGGGGTTGATGCGGCACACATGAGGACTTTCTTCGGTGTCTGCATCCCGACGACGGCGTTCATCATCTTCATTATCGGCTTTGTATACAAAGTCGTCACCTGGGGCCGGAGCGCCGTGCCGTTCCGCATCCCCACAACCGGCGGTCAGTTCAAGTCCTTCGACCCGGAATTGTTCAAACAGAACAAACTGGACTGTCCCCAGACCGGCGCCCAGACCTTTTTCCGCATGGTCCTGGAGATTTTCGCCTTCCGTTCACTGTTCAGGAACACCCAGGTGTCCCTGCACGAGGGCAAGGGCCATCCGGTCGTCGCCTACAAATCGAGCAAGTGGCTGTGGCTCTTCGCCATCACCTTCCACTACTCCTTTTTCATCATCGCCCTGCGGCATCTGCGCCTCTTCCTCGAACCGATCCCGTTCCTCCCGGTGGGCGCGCTCGATTTCGTGGACGGCATCCTGCAGATCGGCGCTCCGGTCATGTACCTGAGCGATGTCGGCCTGGTGGTCGGCGTGCTCCTGCTGCTGGGCCGCAGGCTGGTTCTCCCCAGGATCAACTACATCAGCTACGTCTCCGACTATTTCCCGCTGCTGCTGATCCTGTCCATCGCCCTGTCGGGCATCTACATGCGCTACTACGCCAAGGTCGACGTCATCGCGATCAAGGAGTTGACCATGGGCCTGGTGACGTTCCACTACGTCGTCCCCGAGTCCATCACCGTCTCCTTCTTCATCCACGTCTTCCTGGTCAGCACGCTCATGGTCTACTTCCCGTTCAGCAAGCTCATGCACATGCCGGGCGTCTTCCTGTCCCCGACCCGCAACCTGCCGAACGACTCGCGCGCAAAGCACCATGTGAACCCCTGGAACGACCCCAACATCAAGGCGCATGCCTACGCGGATTACGAAAAGGAATTCGGCGTGCCCATGGCCGAGGCGGGGCTGCCCCTGGACAACCCCGAGAACGGGGTGCCCAAAGACGAGGCCGAGGCCTAG